A region of the Fodinicurvata sediminis DSM 21159 genome:
CGGCTTCTGCGCTGGCGCTATACTGCGCGGCCAGCTTGTTCCATTCGTCCGGCTGGGTTTCCTGCACGAACCGCAATAGCAGTTCCCTGTCCAACGCGAGGTCTCGGTCGAAACCTTCGGGCGACCGCTCCAGGTATCCCTGATTAGCGACAAGGTGGGCAACCAGGTGGTCCTCCAGGACTACTTCTCGATGGATGACGTTGGCGCTTCTTGCAGTCATATACTCTCCGAATCAAAACCCAATCAAGGGGAGCGGGTGGGCGAGTAATGCCACAATACATTGATTTGGTTGTATTTTTGTTTTCCCATTTAGTTTCCCCCTGCACTCAATCAAAACCAGATCAAAAGATTGTTCGACGCGCGTTCTCAAGCCTGAGCCGCCATCTGGCTGTCGGCATTCGGCATGGTCATATCTTCTTCAACCTTATCCAGACGCCGGTCGGTTTCGCCGCGCTTGCCCCATGTTGTCACATCGATCTGGCCTGTGACGGCAGCGGTGATGAGGGCAGATCGGTATTCGCGCAGACGGTTGATGGACTTGTTGATCGCATCTGCGCCATTTCGAAGTCGCCGAAGTTCTTCCTCAATCCTCTGCGCGATCTGTTCTTGCTCACCAATCGGTGGCAAGAAGATGGGCAGGGAAAGAAAACGATCAGGTTCCATGCGCCATTGATCTATACGAATACCATTTGAAATCAGATGGTAAACGGTTGGCATGGGAACCGCGCGCAGCAAGTGATGCATATACTGAGCGTGATGTTCGCCGCAGGGTGTCATTACGACGTAGTCGGGGCTCGTGATGCCCTTGATGATGGAGATACCCAGCGAACCCTGCCAAGACTTCATCTTATTTATGACTAGATCACCCGGTTCAACCATCTGATATTTAGACAAATCGTCCGGCGTTTTATTGATATTGTCATCGCGCGAAGATTTCTCGATTACGCCATATTCTCGGTAAACAGATAACACTGTAAGATCGTCGAAACCCTGACGCTTCTGGATGCGAAAGTGTGCTTTCAAGCGACTTTCCGTCCAGTGCTCTGGCACATTACCACGCCAGAATATTCCGGTGTCCCGAAGCGGCGCAGATGGGTTTGCGCCGCGAAGGACGAGACGGGAAATCTCGCCCTTCTCTTTTTCCGGCAGCACCTCAACCAGCCGCTGCTTCTTCTCGATCAACTGATCGATGCGTGCGGTCTCGCGATCGAGAAAATCTGCGATATCGACTTGAGTATCAAAGTCTGGAAGCCAAATTTTATTACCTAAGCTCTCCTTTTTTATATGGCGCATTGTTGAGCCATGAGCATCTAGGTCTGCCCAAATCGCTGAATAGTGCTTGAGACTATAATACAGAAATCTCTGAAATGTTCCTCTGTTCGGCTCGACCTTGAATATATGCTGATTGAGAAGTGCGGGTCCTTTATCCCATTCAAAGCTATCAAGTGTTGCAGACCATGAAAACAAGAGGTCACCATCATCAATTTCATACCGAGGATGTATGCTGCCATCATAAAAGTTATCGAACTCACCTCCTGTAAGTTGGGCAATTCGAATGATGGGCTTTCCGTGATCTCCCCAGTCAGAAGGCTTGAACGCGGCCCCGTTGATGAAACGCGCGGTATACTTCATTGGAATCATCACGCCGCCACCTCCTTCAGGAGCCCAGCAATCTCGGCCTCAAGCTGCTTCATCTCGGCATCGATCTCTTCCAAGGGCCGCGGCGGGACATACTTGTAGAAATAGCGGTTGAAGTTGATCTCATAGCCGACCCGGCCGACCTTGCCATCCCGCGCATCGCAATAGCTCTCGTCCACCCAGGCATCGGGGACAAAGGGCGTGACCTCGCGCGCAACATAATCGCGCCAGTCCTCGGACAGCGGCACGAGCTCGTAGTCGCGCAGTTCGCTATCGGGTTCCGGATTGCCGTCTTTGTCAGTACAGATGTCGGCGTCCTCGTCCCGCTCGGAAAGCGCGGACAGGATCGCCTTCCTGACCGGCGCTGTGATCTTCACGCCGGCACCTTTCAGGGCCTGCTTCAGGCCCTTATCGAACGCGTCCCGGTTCGTGAACAGTGTCGTCGGCATGTGGCTGGCCAGCGCATCCAACAGGTCCTGACGTTCGGCTTCGTCCAGCTTCTGAATGGCCTTCTCGACGAGAAGCCGCTCCAGGCGCTCGTCATTGATCTGGAAGTTCAGGCGCAACGGGCGCTCGACCCGGATTTCGCGGTATCCGAAACCGGTGGTGTCGAAGACCTTGGAAAAGTCACTCCAGTCTTCCTCGCCCTCTCCGTTCAGCATGGCCGCATAGATGCGAACGATCTCGTCCCGCGCATTATCCGGGATTTCGCGCCGTTTCGAGCCCAGGCTCTTGCGCATGGACCGCCAGAAGCGCTCGGAGCTTGCGTCGATCAGCTGCACCTTGCCGCGGCGATCGGAGGGCTTGCGGTTGTTGAGCAGCCAGACATAGGTCTGGATCCCGGTGTTGTAGAACAGGTCGGTGGGCAGGGCGACGATGGCCTCGACCCAGTCGTTCTCCAGCATCCAGCGGCGGATCTCGCTCTCGCCCGATCCGGCGCCGCCGGTGAATAGCGGCGAGCCGTTCATGACGATGCCGATGCGTGAGCCCTGCTCGTCGTCGCGCATCTTGGAAATCATGTGCTGCAGGAACAGCAGCTGACCGTCGGAAACACGGGGCAGGCCGGCGCCAAAGCGCCCGTCGAAGCCCTTCTCGGCGGCCTCGGCCTTGATCGGGTCCTGGTACTTCTTCCAGTCCACGCCATAGGGTGGATTGGACAGCATGTAGTGGAAGGTCTTGCCGGCGTGGGCGTCGCCGGTGAGTGTATTTCCAAAGGCGATCTGTTGCGGGTTGTGGCCGGTCACCAGCATGTCCGATTTGCAGATCGCGAAGGATTCCGGGTTCAGTTCCTGCCCGTAGAGTTCGACACGGACCTTGTCATTCATGCCGGTAATGGCTTCTTCGGTCAGGGCCAGCATGCCTCCAGTGCCGCAGGCCGGATCATAGACGGTACGGATGATGCCGCTGCCTCCAAGTGCATCCTTGTCGTTGGCGGTCAGCAGGTCGACGATCAGGCGAATGACCTCGCGGGGCGTGAAGTGCTCGCCGGCCGTTTCGTTGGAGATCTCCGAGAAGCGCCGGATTAGACCCTCGAAGAGGTAGCCCATCTCGGCGTTCGACACGGCCTCCGGGTGCAGGTCGATCTGGCTGAAGCGCTCGAAGACCTGCCAGAGGATGCCACCGTCGTTCAGGCGCTTGAGCTGGTCGGTGAAGAGGAACTTGTCGAGGAAGATGTCGCGGACGTTGGGCGAGAACTGCGTGATGTAATCGATCAGGTTCTGGTGAAGCTGGCCCGGGTCCTGGCCCTTCAGGCTCTCGAAGGTAAAGCGGCTGGTGTTGTAGACCCGGATCTTGCCGCCCGCCGCACCGAAAAGGATCATGTCGCGGGTTTCGTCATCGACACCGTCCGGCAGGGTTTTCTCGGCCTCCAGGACCGCATCCTTGGTTTCCTCCAGGATGCAGTCGAGACGGCGCAGCACGACAAACGGCAAGACCACCTTGCCGTATTCGGATTGCTTGAAATCCCCGCGCAGGATCTCGGCAATGGACCAGACGAACGAGCCGAGATTCTGGATGTCAGTATCGGCAGTGCTCATGCCTGGAATACTCCCCTTGATTGCCTTCACTGCCATACGTAGCATTCGACATCTGTCTGCACCAGAATTCAGTGAGGCTACTGGCAGGCCAGTTATCTCCCATACACCATTACATCCAATGGCTGTCCCAGGCCCATGAAGGAGATCCACTCTGTACGATCTTATCGGCGACATTCACGGCCATGCCTCTGCCCTTGAACGCCTGCTGGGCAAGCTGGGCTATCGCCATGACGGCACCTGTTACCGCCATCCCGAACGAACGGCGGTCTTCCTGGGGGATTTCGTTGACCGGGGCCCGTAACAGCTTGAAAGAGTGAACTTTCTGCGAGATTGACCCCACCTCCATAGAACCCTTGGTCAAACACCTAGAAAGTGCGGGTTCTGTAATACGACTCTTGCGACCTCAAGAACCGGCAAAGGGGCATCAAGCTTGATATGCCCTAAGATTCAACCTGTTAAGACAGAAACCGTCGGTCCGAGTTGACCTTGCACCGGATTTCGCCCTTGAGCTCCATCCGCTGCATCAATCGCGTGACCGTGCAGCAGGCAACAACAAAGCCTTCACAGTACAGCTGCCGCCAGACCTTGCGCACCTGTAGAAGGAGAAGTTTTCCACGAACACACTTCGCCACGCCTCAAACTTCAGGCGGGTGTTCCGCCTGGCTCGTGCCGAGCGTCGCTCCGGATCGATGCACCTGGCCGCATGCGCATGGTTGGACGACGGGGCGGGCCATACGATTCTGGACACTACCTTGACACTCTTCCTTACGCCCGATCATGATTAGCTCGTTCTCCCGAAAAATGCCCGGGGAAGAGGGGGCTGCCATGCACCTAGATCTGCCACTGGAGCGGTTGATCCAACTACCGCAAGTCGTTGCAGGTGAATGCAGTTACGGAGGAGTGCTCAGCGCGCTTGCTGGCGAGCTCAGGTCCATATCGCCCTTCGACCATCTCGACATGGTGATACTGGTGGATGATGGCCGGGATCACCTCTGTTTCGAAACGCCGGTCAGTACCGTTTGGAGCAGCTTTGCCAAGGAGCCCAAGCCTACGGGTGTCAGTCCGGCACGTTCGGTATTGAAGGGACATGTACCGCATATTCTCACCGGTGACGCCTTCAAAGATAAACGCTTCCACTTCAGCGGTGCGATCAATCAACCCATCTATGACGCCACTCTTCGCAGCCGTATAATCGTTCCATTGCGGGTGCGGGGGGCAATCTTCGGTTCGATTAGCATCAGCCGCCATTCCGTGATGTCCTACACAGTACGCGATTTGATAATCGGACAACACTGTGCCGATCTGATAGCACCTTACCTTTTTGCATTGAAGACTGAACATGGACGAGCGCTGCAGTATGCAAACGAAGCGGACGCGCTGAGGGGAAGTCTGCTGAAACTTGCCGGACACTTGGAGGGTGAAAGAAAACGCCTTGGCATGGACCTCCACGATCAGACAATCGCGGACCTTTCGCGCATCGCCCATAAGCTTTCAACGGGAATAGACGCCAACG
Encoded here:
- a CDS encoding restriction endonuclease subunit S, encoding MIPMKYTARFINGAAFKPSDWGDHGKPIIRIAQLTGGEFDNFYDGSIHPRYEIDDGDLLFSWSATLDSFEWDKGPALLNQHIFKVEPNRGTFQRFLYYSLKHYSAIWADLDAHGSTMRHIKKESLGNKIWLPDFDTQVDIADFLDRETARIDQLIEKKQRLVEVLPEKEKGEISRLVLRGANPSAPLRDTGIFWRGNVPEHWTESRLKAHFRIQKRQGFDDLTVLSVYREYGVIEKSSRDDNINKTPDDLSKYQMVEPGDLVINKMKSWQGSLGISIIKGITSPDYVVMTPCGEHHAQYMHHLLRAVPMPTVYHLISNGIRIDQWRMEPDRFLSLPIFLPPIGEQEQIAQRIEEELRRLRNGADAINKSINRLREYRSALITAAVTGQIDVTTWGKRGETDRRLDKVEEDMTMPNADSQMAAQA
- a CDS encoding type I restriction-modification system subunit M, with the protein product MSTADTDIQNLGSFVWSIAEILRGDFKQSEYGKVVLPFVVLRRLDCILEETKDAVLEAEKTLPDGVDDETRDMILFGAAGGKIRVYNTSRFTFESLKGQDPGQLHQNLIDYITQFSPNVRDIFLDKFLFTDQLKRLNDGGILWQVFERFSQIDLHPEAVSNAEMGYLFEGLIRRFSEISNETAGEHFTPREVIRLIVDLLTANDKDALGGSGIIRTVYDPACGTGGMLALTEEAITGMNDKVRVELYGQELNPESFAICKSDMLVTGHNPQQIAFGNTLTGDAHAGKTFHYMLSNPPYGVDWKKYQDPIKAEAAEKGFDGRFGAGLPRVSDGQLLFLQHMISKMRDDEQGSRIGIVMNGSPLFTGGAGSGESEIRRWMLENDWVEAIVALPTDLFYNTGIQTYVWLLNNRKPSDRRGKVQLIDASSERFWRSMRKSLGSKRREIPDNARDEIVRIYAAMLNGEGEEDWSDFSKVFDTTGFGYREIRVERPLRLNFQINDERLERLLVEKAIQKLDEAERQDLLDALASHMPTTLFTNRDAFDKGLKQALKGAGVKITAPVRKAILSALSERDEDADICTDKDGNPEPDSELRDYELVPLSEDWRDYVAREVTPFVPDAWVDESYCDARDGKVGRVGYEINFNRYFYKYVPPRPLEEIDAEMKQLEAEIAGLLKEVAA
- a CDS encoding sensor histidine kinase; protein product: MHLDLPLERLIQLPQVVAGECSYGGVLSALAGELRSISPFDHLDMVILVDDGRDHLCFETPVSTVWSSFAKEPKPTGVSPARSVLKGHVPHILTGDAFKDKRFHFSGAINQPIYDATLRSRIIVPLRVRGAIFGSISISRHSVMSYTVRDLIIGQHCADLIAPYLFALKTEHGRALQYANEADALRGSLLKLAGHLEGERKRLGMDLHDQTIADLSRIAHKLSTGIDANVDLKPVLAELHADVISCLNELRRIVDDARPAMLELFGFAEAVEQCMIRARSGMARPIRLRFEEDTKAAFDQMNDGERTLIYRIVQEGINNALQHSRGQTLIVRMWLENGSGCIDIEDDGIGGLDWHSPRGVSHMRIRAAIVGARITVTSNKNGGGTRLRLVVPLPDSSIEIIA